A genomic window from uncultured Methanobrevibacter sp. includes:
- a CDS encoding 60S ribosomal export protein NMD3: MFCPECGSTDKEMVGDVCIDCFLKEFQMIEIPERIEVQICSHCNSKLEEGKWSDEFIPEEEIIYRALERNIKIADEVENEAINLEIDQVKGTISSCIVEAIGEVHGTEIAESHDTEVKILKTVCPTCSKMQSGYYETVIQFRADNREIKSEEYAKADEIVERTLTKQSKSDKLAYCPQIAKLKEGYDYYIGSFKSGHKVAEALKEEFGGIIKESPRLISEDKSTGKGLYRVWISVRIPEFEISDFIKFEDKTIQVQSISKNSIVGADISTGKKHNIPMKNMEEIELVKKSDEIETTTIISKSPSIIQILDPSDYSAVDLEMKDEFKDYNIGDEIKLIKIDNYIYLLN; the protein is encoded by the coding sequence ATGTTTTGTCCAGAGTGCGGAAGTACAGATAAGGAAATGGTTGGCGACGTCTGCATAGACTGTTTTTTAAAAGAATTTCAGATGATTGAAATACCGGAACGCATTGAAGTTCAAATATGCAGCCATTGTAACAGTAAACTTGAAGAGGGGAAATGGAGCGATGAATTCATTCCCGAAGAAGAAATCATATACCGTGCACTTGAGAGAAACATTAAAATAGCTGATGAAGTTGAAAACGAAGCCATCAACCTTGAGATTGACCAGGTCAAAGGTACAATAAGCTCCTGCATTGTTGAAGCCATAGGAGAAGTTCATGGCACTGAAATCGCAGAAAGTCATGACACAGAAGTTAAAATCCTAAAGACCGTTTGTCCTACCTGCAGCAAGATGCAGTCCGGATATTATGAAACCGTAATCCAGTTCAGAGCAGACAACAGGGAAATAAAAAGTGAAGAGTATGCAAAAGCCGATGAGATTGTTGAGAGAACATTGACAAAACAGTCCAAAAGCGACAAGCTGGCGTATTGTCCTCAAATTGCAAAGCTAAAGGAAGGATATGATTACTATATCGGATCATTTAAATCAGGTCATAAGGTGGCCGAGGCATTGAAGGAAGAGTTCGGAGGAATCATAAAAGAGTCACCAAGACTCATAAGTGAGGACAAATCAACTGGAAAAGGGCTTTACCGTGTTTGGATTTCAGTGAGAATTCCCGAGTTTGAAATCAGTGACTTCATCAAATTCGAGGACAAAACCATACAGGTTCAAAGCATCAGCAAAAACAGCATTGTTGGAGCAGACATTTCAACAGGTAAAAAGCACAACATTCCAATGAAGAATATGGAAGAGATTGAACTTGTTAAAAAGTCAGATGAAATAGAAACCACAACAATTATCTCAAAATCCCCAAGCATTATACAGATACTGGATCCAAGCGACTATTCCGCTGTGGATTTGGAAATGAAAGATGAATTCAAAGATTATAATATTGGCGATGAAATAAAACTCATAAAAATTGACAATTACATTTATTTATTGAATTAA